A genomic stretch from Puntigrus tetrazona isolate hp1 chromosome 6, ASM1883169v1, whole genome shotgun sequence includes:
- the pa2g4a gene encoding proliferation-associated protein 2G4a translates to MSDDEQQEQTIAEDLVVTKYKMGGDIANQVLRVIIDAAKPGVSVLSLCEKGDALIMAETGKIFKREKEMKKGIAFPTSVSVNNCVCHFSPLKSDPDYTLKDGDLVKIDLGVHVDGFISNVAHSFVIGATKEAPVTGRKADVIKAAHLCTEAALRLVKPGNQNSQITEAWNKIAQSFKCNPIEGMLSHQLKQHVIDGEKTIIQNPTDQQRKDHEKAEFEVHEVYAVDVLISTGEGKARDGGQRTTIYKRDPSKQYGLKMKTSRMFFSEVERRFDAMPFTLRAFEDEGKARLGVVECAKHELLQPFSVLNEKEGEFVAQFKFTVLLMANGPLRITSGPFEAELYKSEHDVQDPELKSLIQSSASRKAQKKKKKKASKTAETATGQPAENEVAAK, encoded by the exons ATGTCCGACGACGAGCAGCAAGAGCAGACCATCGCCGAGGACTTGGTCGTGACCAAGTACAAGATGGGCGGTGACATTGCCAACC aggtGCTGAGGGTCATCATCGACGCAGCCAAACCAGGAGTTTCGGTTCTCAGCCTCTGTGAGAAAGGAGATGCTCTCATCATGGCAGAGACTGGGAAGATCTTTAAGAGggagaaagaaatgaagaaag GCATTGCGTTCCCCACCAGCGTGTCAGTCAATAACTGTGTCTGCCACTTCTCTCCCCTGAAGAGCGACCCAGACTACACGCTGAAAGATGGAGATTTGGTCAAAAT TGATTTAGGAGTACATGTCGACGGCTTCATCTCCAACGTGGCTCATAGCTTTGTTATTGGAGCTACTAAG GAAGCGCCTGTGACGGGAAGGAAGGCGGATGTCATCAAAGCAGCACACCTGTGCACGGAAGCTGCTTTACGTCTCGTCAAACCTGGCAACCAG AACTCTCAAATAACAGAGGCCTGGAATAAGATTGCTCAGTCGTTCAAGTGTAATCCAATTGAGG GTATGCTGTCTCATCAGCTAAAACAACATGTTATTGATGGAGAAAAAACCATTATCCAGAACCCTACAGATCAGCAACG GAAGGACCACGAGAAGGCAGAGTTTGAAGTTCATGAAGTTTATGCCGTGGATGTGCTGATCAGCACAGGAGAGGGAAAG GCAAGAGATGGCGGCCAGAGGACAACCATCTACAAACGGGACCCCAGTAAGCAGTATGGGCTGAAAATGAAGACCTCCAGAATGTTCTTCAGTGAGGTGGAGAGGCGCTTCGACGCCATGCCCTTCACTCTTAG GGCATTTGAGGATGAAGGAAAGGCTCGTTTGGGAGTGGTGGAGTGTGCCAAACATGAGCTCCTGCAGCCTTTTAGTGTGCTGAACGAGAAAGAAG GTGAATTTGTGGCTCAGTTTAAGTTCACAGTGCTGCTGATGGCCAATGGGCCCTTGAGAATCACCAGTGGACCGTTTGAAGCAGAACTCTACAAGTCTGAACATGATGTTCAAGATCCTGAACTGAAG TCTCTGATCCAGAGCTCTGCAAGCCGCAAggcacagaagaagaagaaaaagaag GCCTCCAAAACCGCAGAGACCGCTACAGGCCAACCAGCTGAGAATGAAGTTGCAGCTAAATAG